A segment of the Lycium barbarum isolate Lr01 chromosome 7, ASM1917538v2, whole genome shotgun sequence genome:
ccacgctacttagggacctcaatatagttgaTTAACACCAAGGAATTATTTTTGGGAAGGCTAAAAATGATCTTGTTTTCCTCTCCTCTTGGCCGAAAACAGTGGAGaaaaatggagctctccaagttGTTATTTTTTTCTAAGTGAATAATGAAGAGAGATGAATTGGAAGTCATCTTTTAGTCCACAAAATATCTCTTAGTggtctttggcccacacaatgtgttggaccaattaaaattggccacacaatgtgtgggacccctCTCATTTACACGGCCAAAAGGGATTTTTGTACaacatttttaattccaattttatgacttgtagtcccaatttttcctaagtgttcgatgcccacaatttcatatataacttatgtctcaaaataaaatcaaatggtcaaaagtcccgacttcaaatcccggaatagtcttggccttaagttatcatagttaatccgggttgtcccaatgtataaaaatacgggacataacatatatacttcGACTTTCTTGTGCTAGAACTTTAGCTCGGAAACACAAAAGTACTGTACGCACTTTTTTGAAAAGATCGGGCTCGAAATTATTGGAAGAATTCTTAACGTCGGAAGAACAAGTTCTTTCTTTGACCTTCCCGCGAGTTTCTTCTAGTTTGTGGGGAGTATATAGAAGTCGGATTTGGTATTTGGATATTTTTTGGATCAATGATCTGGCGAAATATCAATGATTCATTCTTAGATTTTCTAAGATTTTATAAATGATGAAGAGATCAAAAATTTTCACTATTCTGAAATGTTGATTGTAATAGTAATAAGGGGTAAATCAACTGAGTATTCAACTTTTTAAAGTCTTTCTAATTTCTATCAGAAATGAACTAATGTATACATAGGGAAAGCCGTGTGCAATGAAAAGTGCAAGCACGGCTTGGGGAGGGATCTTTACTTGTTTATTTAATTTAAGATTAACATTTATTTTCTTTAACAAGGAACTTATCTACTCCATCCGACTAGTTCCGGGTTCGAATCCCGGGCAACCCACTATCATATCGAAATTCTAATTCTCTGTAGAGAAGTCTGTATTTTCCAATCAACTTCATTAAAAATTTGAATAGATCCACATACACCTTGGTTGACACGAGTATATAAGTCATGTTATACTGTTGAATAGCAAGCCTTccattttctatttttatttgtaGAAAACTCGTGTGCTTGGGAGTCCCTGATGATTATATAAACCAAGATTTTACCATGACTGCAATTTTAGAGAGACGCGAAAGAGAAAGCCTATGGGGTCGCTTCTGTAACTGGATAACTAGCACTGAAAACCGTCTTTACATTGGATGGTTTGGTGTTTTGATGATCCCTACCTTATTGACGGCAACTTCTGTATTTATTATTGCCTTCATTGCTGCTCCTCCAGTAGACATTGATGGTATTCGTGAACCTGTTTCGGGGTCTCTACTTTACGGAAACAATATTATTTCCGGTGCCATTATTCCTACTTTTGCAGCTATAGGTTTACATTTTTATCCAATCTGGGAAGCGGCATCCGTTGATGAATGGTTATACAACGGTGGTCCTTATGAACTAATTGTTCTACACTTCTTACTTGGCGTAGCTTGTTACATGGGTCGTGAGTGGGAGCTTAGTTTCCGTCTGGGTATGCGACCTTGGATTGTTGTTGCATATTCAGCTCATGTTGCAGCTACTACCGCAGTTTTTTTGATCTACCCAATCGGTCAAGGAAGTTTTTCTGATGGTATGCCTCTAGGAATTTCTGGTACTTTCATAAGNNNNNNNNNNNNNNNNNNNNNNNNNNNNNNNNNNNNNNNNNNNNNNNNNNNNNNNNNNNNNNNNNNNNNNNNNNNNNNNNNNNNNNNNNNNNNNNNNNNNNNNNNNNNNNNNNNNNNNNNNNNNNNNNNNNNNNNNNNNNNNNNNNNNNNNNNNNNNNNNNNNNNNNNNNNNNNNNNNNNNNNNNNNNNNNNNNNNNNNNNNNNNNNNNNNNNNNNNNNNNNNNNNNNNNNNNNNNNNNNNNNNNNNNNNNNNNNNNNNNNNNNNNNNNNNNNNNNNNNNNNNNNNNNNNNNNNNNNNNNNNNNNNNNNNNNNNNNNNNNNNNNNNNNNNNNNNNNNNNNNNNNNNNNNNNNNNNNNNNNNNNNNNNNNNNNNNNNNNNNNNNNNNNNNNNNNNNNNNNNNNNNNNNNNNNNNNNNNNNNNNNNNNNNNNNNNNNNNNNNNNNNNNNNNNNNNNNNNNNNNNNNNNNNNNNNNNNNNNNNNNNNNNNNNNNNNNNNNNNNNNNNNNNNNNNNNNNNNNNNNNNNNNNNNNNNNNNNNNNNNNNNNNNNNNNNNNNNNNNNNNNNNNNNNNNNNNNNNNNNNNNNNNNNNNNNNNNNNNNNNNNNNNNNNNNNNNNNNNNNNNNNNNNNNNNNNNNNNNNNNNNNNNNNNNNNNNNNNNNNNNNNNNNNNNNNNNNNNNNNNNNNNNNNNNNNNNNNNNNNNNNNNNNNNNNNNNNNNNNNNNNNNNNNNNNNNNNNNNNNNNNNNNNNNNNNNNNNNNNNNNNNNNNNNNNNNNNNNNNNNNNNNNNNNNNNNNNNNNNNNNNNNNNNNNNNNNNNNNNNNNNNNNNNNNNNNNNNNNNNNNNNNNNNNNNNNNNNNNNNNNNNNNNNNNNNNNNNNNNNNNNNNNNNNNNNNNNNNNNNNNNNNNNNNNNNNNNNNNNNNNNNNNNNNNNNNNNNNNNNNNNNNNNNNNNNNNNNNNNNNNNNNNNNNNNNNNNNNNNNNNNNN
Coding sequences within it:
- the LOC132601232 gene encoding photosystem II protein D1-like, translating into MTAILERRERESLWGRFCNWITSTENRLYIGWFGVLMIPTLLTATSVFIIAFIAAPPVDIDGIREPVSGSLLYGNNIISGAIIPTFAAIGLHFYPIWEAASVDEWLYNGGPYELIVLHFLLGVACYMGREWELSFRLGMRPWIVVAYSAHVAATTAVFLIYPIGQGSFSDGMPLGISGT